One segment of Chelmon rostratus isolate fCheRos1 chromosome 17, fCheRos1.pri, whole genome shotgun sequence DNA contains the following:
- the LOC121620452 gene encoding perforin-1-like isoform X1 gives MFLLNICVYAALMLSLPQWTYQSCTDGTPRQCSDAEFAPGINLAGEGFDIIKMERKGAFVIDMNRWKRKDKTCTLCSNPYLGNRKQKLPLSVVDWRPNQACSMRVASKLHRSSESLVTSSSSSVENNWSANLDLKVGKTGASLMIAGTHSKLADYSMEKTKNDKFSFTSHSMSCEYYSYRVSGTPKLHKEFNKAVKQLPKVYSPESKQRFYKLIDNFGTHYITKVKLGGKVQSVTSIRQCQASLQGFSVEEVQMCLEVEASASIKVTINTRSKHCKKDIDKTDSKTSFSSLFNDRFTEIKGGHTTEPDLLFSADKDPSAYKQWLNTLPQNPDIVSYSLDSLHELLPANTSAWENMRSAISHYILEKGLWKNCSERCQAGIKSDSRDHCVCQCHNDPAVNQDCCPTRKGMARVIITVQRASGLWGDYFTSTDGYVKVSFNGVLVRRSPVINNNNNPHWAMVVDLGPQDLSTGSKVRFEVWDQDNTWDDDLLGQCEQGLSAGVKEDLCTLNHGTLFYKWEVKCAPSLSGSSCMDYKPSPMSPSLKRLYVSRHAHPVPKAMLLEMGVFVEETSSQRNQSLSAESHSSDEI, from the exons atgtttctgttgaatATCTGCGTCTACGCTGCTCTCATGCTGTCCCTCCCTCAGTGGACGTATCAGTCATGCACAGATGGGACACCCAGACAGTGCTCGGATGCAGAATTTGCTCCAGGTATCAATTTGGCCGGGGAAGGCTTCGACATCATCAAAATGGAACGTAAGGGGGCCTTCGTGATCGACATGAACCGGTGGAAACGCAAGGACAAGACGTGCACCCTGTGCAGCAACCCCTATCTGGGGAACAGAAAGCAGAAGCTCCCCCTGTCAGTGGTGGACTGGAGGCCAAATCAGGCCTGCAGCATGAGAGTGGCCTCTAAACTGCACCGATCCAGTGAGTCTCTGGTCACTTCCAGCTCCTCGTCTGTTGAAAACAACTGGAGTGCCAATCTAGACCTTAAAGTAGGAAAGACAGGCGCCTCATTGATGATCGCTGGGACCCATTCTAAACTGGCTGATTACTCCATGGAAAAAACTAAGAATGACAAGTTCAGCTTCACGAGCCACAGCATGTCCTGTGAGTACTACAG CTATCGAGTGTCCGGCACTCCCAAGTTGCACAAAGAATTTAACAAAGCAGTGAAACAGCTCCCCAAAGTCTACAGCCCTGAAAGCAAGCAACGATTTTACAAACTCATCGACAACTTTGGCACCCATTACATCACCAAG GTGAAGTTGGGAGGAAAAGTTCAGTCTGTGACCAGCATCAGGCAGTGCCAGGCCAGCCTGCAGGGCTTCAGCGTGGAGGAGGTGCAGATGTGCCTGGAAGTTGAGGCGTCCGCCAGCATCAAAGTCACAATTAATACTCGATCGAAACACTGCAAGAAGGACATTGACAAGACGGACAGTAAGACATCCTTCTCCAGCCTCTTCAACGACAG gTTCACAGAAATAAAGGGGGGTCATACCACAGAGCCAgacctcctcttctctgctgacAAAGATCCATCGGCCTACAAGCAATGGCTGAACACGCTACCACAGAATCCAGACATAGTCTCATATTCCCTGGACTCACTGCACGAATTGCTGCCTGCAAACACCTCAGCCTGGGAGAACATGCGCTCGGCCATCAGCCATTACATCCTGGAGAAAGGCCTgtggaaaaactgcagtgaaCGCTGTCAGGCCGGCATCAAGAGCGACTCGAGGGATCACTGCGTCTGCCAATGCCACAATGACCCAGCTGTAAACCAAGACTGCTGCCCGACCCGTAAGGGCATGGCACGGGTCATCATAACTGTGCAACGGGCCTCTGGTCTGTGGGGAGACTACTTCACATCCACAGATGGATACGTGAAGGTGTCCTTCAACGGGGTGCTGGTCCGGCGTTCTCCTgtcattaacaacaacaacaacccacaCTGGGCCATGGTCGTCGACCTGGGCCCCCAGGATTTGTCCACAGGCAGTAAAGTGAGATTTGAAGTGTGGGATCAGGACAACACCTGGGACGACGACCTTTTGGGACAATGCGAGCAAGGACTGTCTGCTGGAGTCAAGGAAGATCTCTGTACCCTGAATCACGGCACGCTGTTCTACAAGTGGGAGGTGAAATGTGCTCCGAGTCTGAGCGGGTCCTCATGCATGGACTACAAACCCTCACCGATGAGTCCAAGTCTGAAGAGGCTGTATGTGTCCCGTCATGCCCACCCGGTTCCAAAGGCCATGCTGTTAGAGatgggtgtgtttgtggaagAAACAAGCTCTCAGAGAAACCAGAGTCTCAGCGCAGAGAGTCACTCGTCTGATGAG
- the LOC121620452 gene encoding perforin-1-like isoform X2 yields MFLLNICVYAALMLSLPQWTYQSCTDGTPRQCSDAEFAPGINLAGEGFDIIKMERKGAFVIDMNRWKRKDKTCTLCSNPYLGNRKQKLPLSVVDWRPNQACSMRVASKLHRSSESLVTSSSSSVENNWSANLDLKVGKTGASLMIAGTHSKLADYSMEKTKNDKFSFTSHSMSCEYYSYRVSGTPKLHKEFNKAVKQLPKVYSPESKQRFYKLIDNFGTHYITKVKLGGKVQSVTSIRQCQASLQGFSVEEVQMCLEVEASASIKVTINTRSKHCKKDIDKTDSKTSFSSLFNDRFTEIKGGHTTEPDLLFSADKDPSAYKQWLNTLPQNPDIVSYSLDSLHELLPANTSAWENMRSAISHYILEKGLWKNCSERCQAGIKSDSRDHCVCQCHNDPAVNQDCCPTRKGMARVIITVQRASGLWGDYFTSTDGYVKVSFNGVLVRRSPVINNNNNPHWAMVVDLGPQDLSTGSKVRFEVWDQDNTWDDDLLGQCEQGLSAGVKEDLCTLNHGTLFYKWEVKCAPSLSGSSCMDYKPSPMSPSLKRLYVSRHAHPVPKAMLLEMGVFVEETSSQRNQSLSAESHSSDEI; encoded by the exons atgtttctgttgaatATCTGCGTCTACGCTGCTCTCATGCTGTCCCTCCCTCAGTGGACGTATCAGTCATGCACAGATGGGACACCCAGACAGTGCTCGGATGCAGAATTTGCTCCAGGTATCAATTTGGCCGGGGAAGGCTTCGACATCATCAAAATGGAACGTAAGGGGGCCTTCGTGATCGACATGAACCGGTGGAAACGCAAGGACAAGACGTGCACCCTGTGCAGCAACCCCTATCTGGGGAACAGAAAGCAGAAGCTCCCCCTGTCAGTGGTGGACTGGAGGCCAAATCAGGCCTGCAGCATGAGAGTGGCCTCTAAACTGCACCGATCCAGTGAGTCTCTGGTCACTTCCAGCTCCTCGTCTGTTGAAAACAACTGGAGTGCCAATCTAGACCTTAAAGTAGGAAAGACAGGCGCCTCATTGATGATCGCTGGGACCCATTCTAAACTGGCTGATTACTCCATGGAAAAAACTAAGAATGACAAGTTCAGCTTCACGAGCCACAGCATGTCCTGTGAGTACTACAG CTATCGAGTGTCCGGCACTCCCAAGTTGCACAAAGAATTTAACAAAGCAGTGAAACAGCTCCCCAAAGTCTACAGCCCTGAAAGCAAGCAACGATTTTACAAACTCATCGACAACTTTGGCACCCATTACATCACCAAG GTGAAGTTGGGAGGAAAAGTTCAGTCTGTGACCAGCATCAGGCAGTGCCAGGCCAGCCTGCAGGGCTTCAGCGTGGAGGAGGTGCAGATGTGCCTGGAAGTTGAGGCGTCCGCCAGCATCAAAGTCACAATTAATACTCGATCGAAACACTGCAAGAAGGACATTGACAAGACGGACAGTAAGACATCCTTCTCCAGCCTCTTCAACGACAG gTTCACAGAAATAAAGGGGGGTCATACCACAGAGCCAgacctcctcttctctgctgacAAAGATCCATCGGCCTACAAGCAATGGCTGAACACGCTACCACAGAATCCAGACATAGTCTCATATTCCCTGGACTCACTGCACGAATTGCTGCCTGCAAACACCTCAGCCTGGGAGAACATGCGCTCGGCCATCAGCCATTACATCCTGGAGAAAGGCCTgtggaaaaactgcagtgaaCGCTGTCAGGCCGGCATCAAGAGCGACTCGAGGGATCACTGCGTCTGCCAATGCCACAATGACCCAGCTGTAAACCAAGACTGCTGCCCGACCCGTAAGGGCATGGCACGGGTCATCATAACTGTGCAACGGGCCTCTGGTCTGTGGGGAGACTACTTCACATCCACAGATGGATACGTGAAGGTGTCCTTCAACGGGGTGCTGGTCCGGCGTTCTCCTgtcattaacaacaacaacaacccacaCTGGGCCATGGTCGTCGACCTGGGCCCCCAGGATTTGTCCACAGGCAGTAAAGTGAGATTTGAAGTGTGGGATCAGGACAACACCTGGGACGACGACCTTTTGGGACAATGCGAGCAAGGACTGTCTGCTGGAGTCAAGGAAGATCTCTGTACCCTGAATCACGGCACGCTGTTCTACAAGTGGGAGGTGAAATGTGCTCCGAGTCTGAGCGGGTCCTCATGCATGGACTACAAACCCTCACCGATGAGTCCAAGTCTGAAGAGGCTGTATGTGTCCCGTCATGCCCACCCGGTTCCAAAGGCCATGCTGTTAGAGatgggtgtgtttgtggaagAAACAAGCTCTCAGAGAAACCAGAGTCTCAGCGCAGAGAGTCACTCGTCTGATGAGATATAA